The Micromonospora sp. Llam0 genome contains a region encoding:
- the purL gene encoding phosphoribosylformylglycinamidine synthase subunit PurL — MTTQSEAAAVADPAATALGVPVDRYAGGPDTVERATDTPGELQPYTELGLRDDEYERIQQILGRRPTQSELAMYSIMWSEHCSYKSSKVHLRQFSEKAPASDLMLAGIGENAGVIQVSDTLAVTFKVESHNHPSFVEPYQGAATGVGGIVRDILAMGARPVAVMDPLRFGAADHPDTARVLPGVVAGVGGYGNCLGLPNIGGEVVFDPCYQGNPLVNALCLGVLPVDRLQNKAAAGAGNVVVLMGAKTGRDGIGGVSVLASATFDDASQQRRPSVQVGDPFMEKLLIESCLELYDAGLVVGIQDLGGAGLTCALTETAAAAGTGMRVWLERVPLREPSMEPHEILASESQERMLLIVEPAQLDAVLATAEKWGVLATAIGEVTPAEPDGRPGRLVISWRDHVVVDVPPGSLADDGPIYARPMREPADLILLQADRAETLPRPGTPDELRETLLRMIASPNLCDRSWVTEQYDRYVLGNTVLAQPEDAGVIRIDERSGLGVALSVDGNGRYARLDPYQGAKLALAESYRNVAVTGARPVAVTNCLNFGSPEDPSVMWQFAEAVRGLADGCAELGIPVTGGNVSFYNQTGAAAIHPTPVVGVLGVLDDVAQRVPMGFVPPSHSDGDLIMLLGETELELSGSEWAWVTHRHLGGTPPKVDLDRERVLATVIGESARVGHITSAHDLSDGGLAQALVEACLRRSIGARIALPPEFSDGSMPFVFLFSESAGRAMVAVPRGHEKAFTALCVEHGLPWTMIGVTDPAARLLEVRDQFSVGLDELRGAHTGTLPALFSAVGPRNVPADPQDPDAVGVLASDAVAIDAPAGTPEQTTATVDVDPDSDEAEAVTEPADGKPSDSADAVTEPAAVTEREPEAVTDSDAVAEDTADSGDVAAAEKTATGGDATDDAAQPVDRPDPSAGKPKNQS, encoded by the coding sequence ATGACCACCCAGTCGGAGGCGGCGGCCGTCGCCGACCCGGCAGCGACCGCCCTCGGCGTACCGGTCGACCGGTACGCCGGCGGCCCGGACACCGTCGAACGCGCCACCGATACCCCTGGTGAGCTGCAGCCGTACACCGAGCTGGGGCTGCGCGACGACGAGTACGAGCGGATCCAGCAGATCCTCGGCCGCCGGCCGACCCAGTCCGAGCTCGCCATGTACTCGATCATGTGGAGCGAACACTGCTCCTACAAGTCGAGCAAGGTGCATCTGCGGCAGTTCAGCGAGAAGGCTCCGGCCAGTGACCTGATGCTCGCCGGCATCGGGGAGAACGCCGGCGTCATCCAGGTCTCCGACACCCTCGCCGTCACCTTCAAGGTCGAGTCGCACAACCACCCCAGCTTCGTCGAGCCGTACCAGGGGGCGGCCACCGGCGTCGGCGGCATCGTCCGCGACATCCTCGCCATGGGCGCCCGCCCGGTCGCCGTGATGGATCCGCTGCGGTTCGGCGCCGCCGACCACCCGGACACGGCCCGGGTGCTGCCCGGCGTCGTCGCCGGGGTCGGCGGCTACGGCAACTGCCTGGGCCTGCCCAACATCGGTGGCGAGGTCGTGTTCGACCCCTGCTACCAGGGCAACCCGCTGGTCAACGCGCTCTGCCTCGGCGTACTGCCGGTGGACCGGCTGCAGAACAAGGCCGCCGCCGGGGCCGGCAACGTCGTGGTGCTGATGGGTGCCAAGACCGGCCGGGACGGCATCGGCGGGGTGTCGGTGCTGGCCAGCGCCACCTTCGACGACGCCAGCCAGCAACGCCGCCCGTCGGTGCAGGTCGGCGACCCGTTCATGGAGAAGCTGCTGATCGAGTCATGCCTGGAGCTGTACGACGCCGGGCTGGTCGTCGGCATCCAGGACCTCGGCGGCGCCGGCCTGACCTGCGCGCTCACCGAGACCGCCGCTGCGGCCGGCACCGGCATGCGGGTCTGGCTGGAACGGGTTCCGCTGCGTGAGCCGTCGATGGAGCCGCACGAGATCCTGGCCAGCGAGTCGCAGGAACGGATGCTGCTGATCGTCGAGCCGGCGCAGCTCGACGCGGTGCTCGCCACCGCCGAGAAGTGGGGCGTGCTGGCCACCGCGATCGGTGAGGTCACCCCGGCCGAGCCGGACGGCCGACCCGGGCGGCTGGTGATCAGCTGGCGTGACCACGTGGTGGTCGACGTACCGCCGGGGTCGCTGGCCGACGACGGCCCGATCTACGCCCGGCCGATGCGTGAGCCGGCGGACCTGATCCTGCTGCAGGCCGATCGGGCGGAGACGCTGCCCCGCCCCGGCACCCCGGACGAGCTTCGGGAAACCCTGCTGCGGATGATCGCCTCGCCAAACCTGTGCGACCGCAGCTGGGTGACCGAGCAGTACGACCGGTACGTGCTGGGCAACACTGTGCTGGCCCAGCCTGAGGACGCCGGGGTCATCCGGATCGACGAGCGGAGCGGCCTCGGTGTCGCCCTGTCGGTCGACGGCAACGGCCGGTACGCCCGGCTCGACCCGTACCAGGGGGCGAAGCTCGCGCTTGCCGAGTCGTACCGCAACGTGGCGGTGACCGGTGCCCGCCCGGTGGCGGTCACCAACTGCCTGAACTTCGGCTCCCCTGAGGACCCGAGCGTGATGTGGCAGTTCGCCGAGGCGGTTCGCGGCCTCGCCGACGGCTGCGCCGAGCTCGGTATCCCGGTGACCGGCGGTAATGTCAGCTTTTACAACCAGACCGGTGCCGCCGCGATCCACCCCACCCCGGTGGTCGGTGTGCTCGGTGTGCTCGACGACGTGGCGCAGCGCGTCCCGATGGGCTTCGTCCCGCCGTCGCACAGCGACGGTGACCTGATCATGCTGCTCGGCGAGACCGAGCTGGAACTCTCCGGATCGGAGTGGGCCTGGGTCACCCACCGTCACCTCGGCGGTACGCCGCCCAAGGTCGACCTGGACCGGGAGCGGGTGCTGGCCACCGTGATCGGTGAGTCGGCCCGGGTGGGGCACATCACCTCGGCCCACGACCTCTCCGACGGCGGGCTCGCCCAGGCACTGGTCGAGGCGTGTCTGCGCCGGTCGATCGGGGCCCGGATCGCGTTGCCGCCGGAGTTCAGCGACGGCTCGATGCCGTTCGTTTTCCTGTTCAGCGAGTCAGCGGGGCGGGCCATGGTCGCCGTGCCGCGCGGGCACGAGAAGGCGTTCACCGCGCTCTGCGTGGAGCACGGACTGCCCTGGACCATGATCGGAGTGACCGACCCGGCGGCCCGGCTGCTGGAGGTCCGCGACCAGTTCAGCGTCGGTCTGGACGAGCTGCGCGGTGCCCACACCGGTACCCTGCCGGCGCTGTTCAGCGCGGTAGGGCCGCGCAACGTGCCGGCGGACCCGCAGGATCCGGACGCCGTCGGGGTGCTGGCCAGCGACGCGGTCGCAATCGACGCCCCGGCCGGTACGCCGGAGCAGACCACGGCGACGGTGGACGTCGACCCGGACAGCGACGAAGCCGAGGCGGTGACCGAGCCGGCGGACGGGAAGCCGTCGGATTCGGCCGACGCGGTGACCGAGCCTGCCGCGGTGACCGAGCGGGAACCGGAAGCAGTCACCGACAGCGACGCGGTGGCGGAGGACACGGCAGACAGCGGCGATGTAGCGGCGGCCGAGAAAACGGCGACCGGCGGCGACGCGACCGACGACGCGGCTCAGCCGGTGGACCGGCCCGACCCGTCCGCCGGCAAGCCGAAGAACCAGAGCTGA
- the purQ gene encoding phosphoribosylformylglycinamidine synthase subunit PurQ — protein MSARIGVVTFPGSLDDGDAARAVRLAGGEPVRLWHGDADLRGVEAVVLPGGFSYGDYLRCGAIARFAPVMQSIVAAAGDGLPVLGICNGFQILCEAHLLPGALTRNQHLHFRNRDQMLRIETAGTAFTNAFSPKQEVLVPLKSGEGCYVADEQTLDELESTGRVVARYVGGNPNGSLRDIAGITNPAGNVVGLMPHPEHAVEDLTGPSRDGLGFFTSILKHLAGVPA, from the coding sequence ATGAGCGCCCGGATCGGTGTGGTCACCTTCCCGGGCTCGCTCGACGACGGTGACGCCGCCCGCGCGGTGCGGCTCGCCGGCGGGGAGCCGGTCCGACTGTGGCACGGCGACGCCGACCTGCGCGGCGTCGAGGCGGTGGTGCTGCCCGGCGGCTTCTCGTACGGCGACTATCTGCGCTGCGGAGCCATCGCCCGGTTCGCCCCGGTCATGCAGTCGATCGTCGCGGCTGCTGGTGACGGCCTACCGGTGCTCGGCATCTGCAACGGCTTCCAGATCCTCTGCGAGGCCCACCTGCTGCCCGGTGCGCTTACCCGCAACCAGCACCTGCACTTCCGCAACCGGGACCAGATGCTCCGCATCGAGACCGCCGGGACCGCGTTCACCAACGCGTTCTCTCCGAAACAGGAAGTCCTTGTCCCGCTCAAGAGCGGCGAAGGCTGCTACGTGGCCGACGAACAGACGCTCGACGAGTTGGAGTCGACCGGCCGGGTGGTGGCCCGCTACGTCGGCGGCAACCCCAACGGTTCCCTGCGGGACATCGCCGGCATCACCAACCCCGCCGGCAACGTCGTCGGGCTGATGCCCCACCCGGAACACGCCGTCGAGGACCTGACCGGCCCGTCCCGAGACGGACTGGGTTTCTTCACCTCCATCCTCAAGCACCTCGCGGGAGTGCCGGCATGA
- the purS gene encoding phosphoribosylformylglycinamidine synthase subunit PurS — protein sequence MARVVVDVMLKPEILDPQGQAVANALPRLGVSDVSAVRIGRRIEIEFAGEPDLDRAREIADKLLANPVIEDYQVRLAEQADTAGDPS from the coding sequence GTGGCTCGCGTCGTCGTCGACGTCATGCTCAAGCCGGAAATTCTCGATCCCCAGGGCCAGGCTGTCGCGAACGCGCTGCCGAGGCTCGGAGTCAGCGACGTCTCGGCGGTGCGGATCGGCCGACGGATCGAGATCGAGTTCGCCGGCGAGCCCGACCTGGATCGGGCTCGTGAGATCGCGGACAAGTTGCTGGCCAACCCGGTCATCGAGGACTACCAGGTCCGGCTGGCCGAGCAGGCTGATACAGCCGGTGATCCGTCATGA